The following are encoded in a window of Prochlorococcus marinus CUG1417 genomic DNA:
- a CDS encoding class I SAM-dependent methyltransferase — translation MERIPEPELMEEKEQVISYDEADFSEGEVNLINQINHYLLRKNISLGESDLIVDLGCGPGNISEKLAIKWPNTEVVGIDGSKEMILRAEYNKNISNNKKKLENLRYICSDIKDIKSNNFLLKKGISLLVSNSLIHHITNLEDFFNTIRSLSSSITINFHKDLKRPLDEKSALELKAQCSTKYNEILTNDYYASLRASYTFKELKNFTLKNNLSSLDVFEDGDKYLIVYGNV, via the coding sequence ATGGAAAGAATACCTGAACCTGAATTGATGGAAGAAAAAGAACAGGTCATTTCTTATGATGAAGCTGATTTTTCAGAAGGGGAAGTTAATCTCATTAATCAAATAAATCATTATCTTTTGAGAAAAAATATTTCTTTAGGTGAAAGTGATTTAATAGTTGATTTAGGATGCGGCCCAGGAAATATTTCTGAGAAGTTAGCAATAAAATGGCCTAATACTGAAGTAGTTGGAATAGATGGTTCAAAAGAGATGATTTTGAGAGCAGAATATAATAAAAATATCTCTAATAATAAAAAAAAACTAGAAAATTTACGTTACATTTGTTCTGATATAAAAGACATTAAATCTAATAATTTTTTACTTAAAAAAGGCATTAGTTTACTCGTAAGTAATAGCTTGATCCATCACATTACCAATCTTGAAGATTTCTTCAACACCATAAGAAGTTTGTCTAGTAGTATCACTATAAATTTTCACAAGGACTTGAAAAGGCCATTAGATGAAAAGTCCGCTTTAGAACTCAAAGCACAATGTTCAACAAAATATAATGAGATTTTAACTAATGATTATTATGCATCCTTGAGAGCTTCTTATACTTTTAAAGAGTTGAAAAATTTCACTTTAAAGAATAATCTATCCTCTTTAGATGTGTTTGAAGACGGTGATAAATATTTAATAGTTTATGGTAATGTTTAA
- a CDS encoding peptide chain release factor 3, whose protein sequence is MNLGTKILHNKEILDAVNKRRNFAIISHPDAGKTTLTEKLLLYGGAIQQAGAVKARGNQRKATSDWMELEKQRGISITSTVLQFEYERSVINLLDTPGHQDFSEDTYRTLAAADNAVMLEDAAKGLEPQTRKLFEVCKMRKIPIFTFINKMDRPGREPFSLLDEIESELGLNTLPINWPIGSGEEFRGVIDRFSREVILFDKAVRGKQSNEKRLSLEDKEISKYVERDLLENSLEELEVLDEAGSKFEKEKVFNGSLTPVFFGSAMTNFGVRPFLDSFLKMAQKPTSRNSNKGDVEPASDEFSGFVFKLQANMDPKHRDRVAFIRVCSGKFEKDMSVKHSRTGKIIRLSRPQKIFGQDREVVDDAYPGDVIGLNNPGMFSIGDTLYTGSYLEYEGIPSFSPEIFSWLRNPNPSAFKNFRKGVNELREEGAVQILYDFDESKRDPILAAVGQLQLEVVTHRLKSEYGVDANLESMPYQLARWVSDGWPAIEKLGRIFNCKIVKDCWNRPVILFKNEWNLNQFVEDNNQLSLNKVAPVVSGVEPIVL, encoded by the coding sequence ATGAACTTAGGTACTAAAATTTTACATAATAAAGAAATACTGGATGCTGTAAATAAAAGAAGAAATTTTGCCATCATTTCTCATCCAGATGCTGGGAAAACTACTCTTACTGAGAAACTTCTTTTATATGGAGGTGCCATTCAACAGGCAGGAGCAGTAAAGGCTAGGGGTAATCAGAGAAAAGCTACGTCAGACTGGATGGAACTTGAGAAACAAAGAGGTATTTCTATTACATCAACTGTATTGCAATTTGAATATGAAAGATCAGTAATCAATTTATTAGATACTCCAGGTCACCAAGACTTCTCAGAAGATACTTATAGAACATTAGCTGCTGCTGATAATGCAGTTATGTTAGAAGATGCTGCTAAAGGATTAGAGCCTCAAACTAGAAAATTGTTTGAAGTTTGCAAGATGCGAAAAATACCAATATTTACTTTCATAAATAAAATGGATAGACCAGGAAGAGAGCCATTCTCTTTACTTGATGAAATCGAATCAGAACTTGGATTAAATACTTTACCTATTAACTGGCCAATTGGGAGTGGCGAAGAATTTAGAGGAGTTATTGATCGATTTTCGAGAGAGGTGATTTTATTTGATAAAGCCGTGAGAGGAAAGCAATCGAATGAGAAAAGGTTAAGTCTTGAAGATAAAGAGATATCAAAATATGTAGAGAGAGATTTACTTGAAAACTCACTTGAAGAATTGGAGGTCCTTGATGAGGCAGGATCGAAATTTGAAAAAGAAAAAGTTTTTAATGGCTCTTTAACCCCAGTTTTCTTTGGATCTGCTATGACTAATTTTGGTGTAAGGCCATTTTTAGATAGTTTTTTAAAAATGGCTCAAAAACCAACTTCAAGAAATAGTAATAAAGGCGATGTTGAACCTGCAAGCGATGAATTTAGTGGGTTTGTTTTTAAGCTTCAGGCGAATATGGATCCAAAGCACAGAGATAGGGTTGCTTTTATAAGAGTTTGTAGTGGCAAATTTGAAAAAGATATGTCAGTTAAGCATTCCAGAACTGGGAAAATAATCAGATTATCAAGACCTCAAAAAATATTTGGACAAGATAGAGAAGTAGTAGATGATGCATATCCAGGAGATGTTATTGGCTTGAATAATCCAGGCATGTTTTCTATTGGAGATACTCTTTATACTGGTTCATATCTGGAGTACGAAGGTATACCATCATTTAGCCCTGAAATATTCAGCTGGCTAAGAAATCCAAATCCCTCAGCATTTAAAAACTTTAGGAAGGGTGTTAATGAACTTCGTGAAGAAGGTGCTGTTCAGATTCTTTATGACTTTGATGAGAGCAAAAGAGATCCTATACTCGCAGCTGTTGGTCAGTTGCAGTTAGAAGTTGTAACTCACAGGTTAAAAAGTGAATATGGTGTAGATGCAAATCTTGAATCAATGCCATATCAATTGGCTAGATGGGTTTCTGATGGATGGCCAGCAATTGAAAAACTAGGGAGAATATTTAATTGTAAAATAGTTAAAGATTGTTGGAATAGGCCAGTTATTCTTTTTAAAAATGAGTGGAATCTAAATCAATTTGTTGAAGACAATAATCAATTATCTTTAAACAAAGTCGCACCTGTTGTTAGTGGAGTCGAACCAATTGTTTTATAA
- a CDS encoding CPP1-like family protein yields MESNSSKNNSEKSPYEILGVDEGAAFEDIQKARDLKVREAGEDLILKAKIESSFDQLLMGSLKARQSGNVSYEAVSASKKEKQINQFANNNFPLLSKIKNLNNNSNNSNQYSLPKITPPSFDNLSIKISVGLLFLILLFISPDSNNRLLLSISTLILTYTQIKSGKRFIGSLGWSVTFLSIGLIFGGLLENNSLIQEVSNNSLSMQKIQSIPAMIILWLGVIFL; encoded by the coding sequence TTGGAATCAAACAGTAGTAAAAACAATAGCGAAAAATCACCTTATGAAATTTTAGGTGTTGATGAGGGTGCCGCTTTTGAGGATATTCAGAAGGCCAGAGACCTTAAAGTGAGAGAGGCTGGTGAAGATTTAATTTTGAAAGCGAAAATAGAATCCTCCTTTGATCAATTGCTTATGGGGAGTTTGAAAGCTAGGCAATCAGGAAATGTAAGCTATGAAGCCGTGAGTGCTTCAAAAAAAGAAAAACAAATTAATCAATTTGCCAATAACAATTTTCCACTGTTATCTAAGATAAAAAATTTAAATAATAACTCTAATAACTCAAATCAGTATAGTCTGCCCAAAATAACCCCCCCCTCATTTGATAATCTTTCAATAAAAATATCTGTAGGGCTTTTATTTTTGATTTTGTTATTTATTAGTCCAGACTCTAATAATAGACTTTTGCTTTCTATCTCAACATTAATACTTACTTATACTCAAATCAAATCGGGAAAAAGATTTATTGGCTCTCTGGGTTGGAGTGTTACCTTTCTTTCGATAGGACTAATATTTGGAGGATTACTTGAAAATAACTCTTTAATTCAGGAAGTATCAAACAATTCTTTATCAATGCAAAAAATTCAAAGTATTCCAGCCATGATTATTTTATGGCTAGGCGTGATTTTCTTATGA
- the hslO gene encoding Hsp33 family molecular chaperone HslO: protein MKDRIVRATAANGGIRLVAVLTTESTLEAKKRHGLSYLTTCILGRALSASLLLASSMKIMHGRVTLRVTSDGPLNGLLVDAGRDGKVRGYVGNPDLELDLVKIDNNKYSFDFTKALGTGYLNVIRDSGIGEPFTSTVELVNGNIAEDLASYLYHSEQTPSAVFIGEKIQNKGVICSGGLLAQVLPKKDTDPLLVSLLEERCKEINSFSEELFQSKDNLLSLIRNIFPDIDDKSISEKARSQEVSFKCKCSKQRSLNAMKMLDKSELEDILKKDGKAELVCEFCKNKYLINFQEIKSMIENQS, encoded by the coding sequence ATGAAGGATAGGATAGTTCGAGCTACTGCAGCAAATGGAGGAATAAGATTAGTTGCGGTGTTAACAACTGAATCTACTCTAGAAGCAAAAAAAAGACACGGTCTTTCTTATTTAACCACCTGTATATTAGGAAGAGCATTAAGTGCTTCACTGCTTTTAGCAAGTTCAATGAAGATAATGCATGGGAGAGTAACTTTAAGAGTTACGTCTGACGGACCTTTGAATGGATTGCTGGTTGATGCAGGGCGAGACGGCAAAGTCAGAGGTTATGTAGGGAATCCCGATTTAGAATTAGATCTAGTCAAAATAGATAATAATAAATATTCTTTTGATTTCACAAAAGCGTTAGGTACTGGATACTTAAATGTTATTCGGGATAGCGGTATTGGAGAACCCTTTACAAGCACAGTTGAATTAGTAAATGGAAATATTGCAGAAGACTTAGCTTCATATTTATATCATTCAGAACAGACTCCTTCTGCTGTATTCATTGGAGAGAAAATTCAAAATAAAGGCGTTATTTGTAGTGGTGGCTTGTTAGCTCAAGTTTTACCTAAAAAAGACACTGACCCTTTACTAGTCTCACTACTTGAAGAAAGATGTAAAGAAATTAATTCTTTTAGCGAAGAACTATTCCAGTCAAAAGATAATCTTCTTTCATTAATAAGAAATATATTCCCCGATATTGACGATAAATCAATATCTGAAAAAGCTCGTTCTCAAGAAGTTAGTTTTAAATGCAAGTGTTCCAAACAAAGAAGTTTAAATGCAATGAAAATGCTTGATAAGAGCGAGTTGGAAGACATACTCAAGAAAGATGGCAAAGCAGAATTGGTTTGCGAATTTTGCAAAAATAAATATCTTATAAATTTTCAAGAAATTAAATCTATGATTGAAAATCAATCATAA
- a CDS encoding ABC transporter ATP-binding protein, with protein sequence MLDLREISYQPQNGERKIIDNLNFKVHENEIILICGNSGSGKTTLLEIISGLTNPQKGEITWKNKILSSRQRRWFCGVVFQFPERYFIGTTIGKELKIGHKSLRDKNIEIVLSKVGLKKINLTQPPEQLSGGQQRRLAVAVQLLRNPSILLLDEPTAGLDYSMRNDVKNLILDLKNKNTIIIVTHEPALFEGIPSRILILEKGKIKNLKKENHEG encoded by the coding sequence ATGCTTGATTTAAGAGAAATATCTTATCAACCTCAAAATGGTGAAAGAAAAATAATAGACAATCTAAATTTTAAAGTTCATGAAAATGAAATTATTTTAATTTGTGGTAATAGTGGTTCTGGGAAGACAACTCTTCTTGAAATAATAAGCGGATTAACTAATCCCCAAAAAGGGGAAATTACTTGGAAAAATAAAATTTTATCTTCTAGACAAAGAAGATGGTTTTGTGGAGTAGTATTCCAATTTCCTGAAAGATACTTTATCGGTACAACCATTGGGAAAGAATTAAAAATAGGACATAAATCTTTAAGAGATAAAAATATAGAAATAGTTTTAAGTAAAGTTGGTTTAAAAAAAATTAATCTGACCCAACCACCAGAACAACTAAGTGGTGGACAACAAAGAAGGTTAGCTGTAGCAGTTCAGCTACTTAGAAACCCGTCAATTCTTTTACTTGATGAACCAACTGCTGGATTAGATTATTCAATGAGAAATGATGTGAAGAATTTAATTCTTGATCTAAAAAATAAAAATACAATTATTATTGTTACTCATGAACCTGCCTTATTTGAGGGCATTCCGTCTAGGATATTAATACTGGAAAAAGGGAAAATCAAAAATCTTAAAAAAGAAAATCATGAAGGATAG
- a CDS encoding DUF3531 family protein, whose product MNIIFREVDPFNCWIWIKFSESPTQDEKNYLDGVFDSWYVLGRLGGFNSENLQTHEEGSDLSWMSYDNDQKNSSLPALMHNLGIMEYQNLWGRCWVDFGTSDSIAIDILINSLNEISNNYVKIEELIIGGENNDWAIEEHEDLVFKD is encoded by the coding sequence ATGAATATTATTTTTAGAGAAGTTGATCCTTTTAATTGTTGGATATGGATAAAGTTTTCAGAATCACCAACTCAAGATGAAAAAAATTATTTAGACGGTGTTTTTGATAGTTGGTACGTTTTAGGAAGGTTGGGAGGATTTAATTCTGAAAATTTGCAAACTCATGAAGAAGGTTCAGATCTCAGTTGGATGTCCTACGATAATGACCAAAAAAATTCATCTCTTCCAGCATTAATGCATAATTTGGGAATTATGGAATATCAAAACCTGTGGGGTAGATGTTGGGTTGATTTCGGAACTTCCGACTCCATTGCAATAGATATATTAATTAATTCTTTGAATGAGATATCAAATAATTATGTAAAAATTGAAGAGTTAATTATTGGGGGTGAAAATAATGATTGGGCAATTGAAGAACATGAAGATTTAGTTTTCAAAGATTAA
- a CDS encoding 16S rRNA (uracil(1498)-N(3))-methyltransferase, which yields MEDLTRLIISHERIENIKNNNLELSKEEAHYIDKVMRIKNGKEIFISNGKGSLWKAIKVKNDCLEIIQLKKPYLFQEQEIYLLGIAVVIPKSGFEDILKMCTEIGIDFIQPLFSERQINKKLNFSKKLLRWNSIIKEAVEQSERLWKPSILNGMDIIEWLKSIDNQERVSISITREDTCYDLNRWLRKQQEFVIKKGGIFWNVIGPEGGWSSKEIDFFHKNNITLVKLSDTILRTSTASINASSILNQWRIDLKLRN from the coding sequence ATGGAAGACTTAACAAGATTAATTATTTCCCATGAAAGAATTGAAAATATTAAGAATAATAATTTAGAACTTTCTAAAGAAGAGGCTCATTATATAGATAAAGTAATGAGGATAAAAAATGGTAAAGAAATATTTATATCTAACGGAAAGGGCTCATTATGGAAAGCTATAAAAGTTAAAAACGATTGTTTAGAAATAATTCAATTAAAAAAACCTTACTTATTTCAAGAACAAGAAATTTACTTATTAGGAATAGCTGTTGTTATACCAAAGAGTGGTTTTGAGGATATTTTAAAAATGTGTACTGAAATAGGAATTGATTTTATACAGCCTTTATTTTCAGAAAGACAGATAAACAAAAAATTAAATTTTTCTAAAAAACTTTTGAGATGGAATTCAATTATCAAAGAAGCAGTTGAGCAAAGTGAGAGATTATGGAAACCATCTATTTTAAATGGTATGGATATTATTGAATGGCTAAAAAGTATAGATAATCAAGAAAGGGTTTCAATTTCTATAACTAGAGAAGATACTTGTTACGACTTAAATCGATGGTTAAGAAAACAACAAGAATTTGTAATTAAAAAAGGAGGTATTTTTTGGAATGTAATTGGCCCTGAAGGAGGTTGGTCCTCTAAAGAAATTGATTTTTTTCATAAAAATAATATTACCCTTGTTAAACTTTCAGACACTATCTTAAGAACTTCAACGGCTAGTATTAACGCATCCTCAATTCTAAATCAGTGGAGAATAGACTTGAAATTAAGGAATTAG
- a CDS encoding TIGR00297 family protein encodes MDLIRNQFFLGFCINFILIFIFCKIPLMTKSGWISAGILGTILWGCLSWQGWMSVVIYLLFGSLVTKIGFKFKKEQGIAEKRGGRRGPENVWGSAATGLFLAIMTKFNAANVVMFKVGFAASFAAKLADTFGSEIGKRFGKDTYLITSLKKVDRGTEGGISIEGTLASVLGSIFMAFIMLRLSIISSKYHFIVVVVSGFLATLSESIIGAKFQNKYKLSNELVNAIQTSIASVFAIFALILYSYFLN; translated from the coding sequence ATGGATTTAATTAGAAATCAATTTTTTTTAGGTTTTTGTATTAATTTTATTTTGATTTTTATTTTCTGTAAAATTCCTTTGATGACAAAAAGTGGTTGGATAAGTGCAGGCATTTTAGGCACAATTTTATGGGGATGTTTGTCTTGGCAGGGATGGATGTCAGTTGTAATTTATTTATTATTTGGATCTCTCGTTACTAAAATAGGATTTAAATTTAAAAAAGAACAAGGAATAGCTGAAAAAAGAGGTGGGAGAAGAGGTCCTGAGAATGTATGGGGATCTGCAGCAACAGGATTATTTCTTGCAATTATGACCAAATTTAATGCTGCCAACGTAGTGATGTTTAAAGTGGGTTTTGCTGCAAGTTTTGCTGCAAAGTTGGCGGATACTTTTGGCAGCGAAATTGGAAAAAGATTTGGTAAAGACACATATTTAATTACTTCACTTAAAAAGGTTGATAGAGGAACTGAAGGAGGAATAAGTATAGAAGGAACATTAGCTAGTGTTTTGGGATCAATATTTATGGCTTTTATAATGCTTCGTCTATCAATTATTTCCTCAAAATATCATTTTATAGTTGTTGTGGTTTCTGGATTCTTGGCAACACTTTCTGAAAGTATTATTGGTGCTAAATTCCAAAACAAATATAAATTAAGTAATGAATTGGTAAATGCTATTCAGACAAGTATTGCTTCTGTCTTCGCTATTTTTGCTCTTATTTTATATTCATATTTTTTAAATTAA
- a CDS encoding GDSL-type esterase/lipase family protein has product MISLPKQLVVIGDSSVYGWGDNEGGGWCERLRKDWCNNHNGPVIYQLGVRGDGIEKVSSRWEKEWSSRGETRRNKPKAILLNVGLNDTAAIGQINGRHQLDIDGFEYGLERLINEMNSQTNVFVIGLTPVDESKMPFAGCLWYSNDFCNTYERRMEEVCLNQNVPFLPTFREMYSDKRSKNWITHDGIHLNSEGHFWLFQRLKSWEILTKWKES; this is encoded by the coding sequence GTGATTAGTTTACCAAAACAACTAGTTGTAATTGGAGATAGCTCAGTTTATGGATGGGGAGATAATGAGGGAGGTGGATGGTGTGAGAGGCTTAGAAAAGATTGGTGCAATAACCACAATGGGCCAGTTATTTATCAACTTGGCGTTAGGGGGGATGGGATAGAAAAAGTTTCATCTAGATGGGAAAAAGAATGGTCATCTAGAGGAGAAACTAGAAGAAATAAACCTAAAGCAATCCTACTAAATGTAGGTCTTAACGACACTGCAGCAATTGGTCAGATAAATGGAAGACATCAATTAGATATAGATGGATTTGAATATGGATTAGAGAGGCTAATTAATGAAATGAACTCTCAAACAAATGTATTTGTTATTGGTCTGACACCAGTTGACGAAAGCAAAATGCCGTTCGCAGGATGTCTATGGTACTCAAATGATTTTTGTAATACTTATGAAAGGAGAATGGAGGAAGTATGCCTCAATCAGAATGTCCCATTTCTTCCTACTTTTAGAGAAATGTACTCTGATAAAAGGAGTAAAAATTGGATTACTCATGATGGAATTCATCTAAATTCCGAAGGTCATTTCTGGCTTTTCCAAAGACTTAAAAGCTGGGAGATTCTTACAAAATGGAAGGAATCCTAG
- a CDS encoding phosphonate ABC transporter: MNKLKLNYTSLSFLPILVCIPLGYQLINNIHFGGFKLFQEFLISAFNPKIDNEIIITVIKRLNETILIGFFSWLVSITFGVIFGIISSNIFYKIFNIPNFFYRIIRFFLIIIRSIHEVVWGILLMQIYGINFSIAIIAICIPYIAVNSKVFAEQLETIDYKSFESINQINAPKFSSLLTLIWNPIINTFKNFGLYRLECSIRSTVILGIFGIGGIGTSIFLSFQTLNFRELWTYLWSLAILIILSGLIIKKIKFITTNKILSIFFIAVFFITILFSFSYFLYFIFNYNFENFNSISSLFKSSSDLGLFDFLKLILETIILSFLSTGIAISLPPLVIGIFNNNTSKIFIKIFAFLLRLIPTPVILLTLLTFNNPSLSLAALTLGLHNAGITSKLLFTNLDSQDKRNYIAMKSLGISKKTSWLLGLFSQQAKSYLAYCAYRSDIIIRETAIVGVIGSVGLGWQLQESLSSFAWQEVTIVLIAYSSIAIVGELINGKIKNSLT; the protein is encoded by the coding sequence TTGAACAAATTAAAATTAAACTATACTTCATTATCTTTTCTTCCAATTTTGGTATGCATACCTCTAGGGTATCAATTAATAAACAATATTCATTTTGGAGGATTTAAATTATTCCAAGAATTCTTAATTTCTGCATTTAATCCCAAGATAGATAATGAAATCATTATTACCGTAATTAAGCGATTAAATGAAACTATCTTAATTGGTTTTTTTAGTTGGTTAGTAAGTATTACTTTTGGAGTAATTTTTGGAATAATTTCCTCAAATATTTTTTATAAAATCTTTAATATTCCAAATTTTTTCTATCGCATAATAAGGTTTTTTCTAATAATAATTAGATCTATACACGAAGTGGTTTGGGGAATACTATTAATGCAAATATATGGAATAAATTTTTCGATAGCAATAATAGCTATATGTATACCTTATATTGCTGTAAATTCAAAAGTTTTTGCTGAACAATTAGAAACTATTGACTACAAAAGTTTTGAATCTATAAATCAAATAAATGCACCTAAATTCTCTTCTTTACTAACTTTAATATGGAATCCAATAATAAATACATTTAAAAACTTTGGTTTATATCGATTAGAGTGTTCAATAAGAAGTACTGTGATTTTAGGAATTTTTGGGATTGGAGGAATAGGTACCAGTATTTTTTTATCTTTCCAAACTTTGAATTTTAGAGAGTTATGGACTTATTTATGGTCCTTAGCAATTTTAATAATTCTTTCTGGATTAATAATTAAAAAAATAAAATTTATTACTACAAATAAAATACTATCTATTTTTTTTATTGCAGTTTTTTTTATAACAATTTTATTTTCTTTTTCATATTTTCTTTATTTTATTTTTAATTATAATTTTGAAAATTTTAATTCCATTAGTTCTCTATTTAAATCAAGTTCAGATTTAGGATTATTTGATTTCTTAAAACTTATATTAGAAACAATAATTTTAAGTTTTTTATCAACAGGAATCGCAATTAGTTTACCTCCATTAGTAATAGGAATTTTTAACAACAATACTTCTAAAATTTTTATAAAAATTTTTGCATTTTTATTACGTTTAATACCTACACCTGTGATACTTCTAACTCTATTAACTTTTAATAATCCTTCTTTATCTTTAGCAGCTTTAACATTAGGTCTCCACAACGCTGGTATTACTAGCAAATTACTTTTTACAAATCTAGATAGCCAAGACAAGAGAAATTATATTGCGATGAAATCTCTAGGAATCTCAAAAAAGACTAGTTGGCTTTTAGGTTTATTTTCTCAACAAGCAAAAAGTTACTTAGCATATTGCGCTTATAGATCTGACATCATTATTAGAGAAACTGCAATTGTTGGGGTTATTGGAAGTGTTGGTCTAGGTTGGCAATTGCAAGAATCACTAAGTTCCTTCGCATGGCAAGAAGTTACCATAGTTTTGATAGCTTATAGCTCCATCGCAATAGTTGGCGAATTAATAAATGGTAAAATCAAAAATAGTTTAACTTGA
- a CDS encoding ATP-binding cassette domain-containing protein, with the protein MNNTVLELKNISYKYKNNLILNKVNLKINSGDKIALLGKSGSGKTTLISVLNGTIKPTQGEVKLFNKSFEELDRKQKSKITTIWQDLRLIEDLSAEQNVNCGLLAENNFYFAFKNLLNISSFKKAHKYMQLCRLHNSIYDKKIRNLSGGQKQRVAVARSLIQGSNILLADEPFNNLDPKLITTIKNLMLESVDKNNTKKSPKTALVALHRLDLLNDFDKVIGIRDGKIFFNIKRNNLKKIHLDKIY; encoded by the coding sequence ATGAATAATACTGTCTTAGAATTAAAAAATATATCTTATAAATACAAAAATAATCTGATCCTAAATAAAGTAAACTTAAAAATAAATTCTGGGGATAAAATTGCACTTTTAGGTAAAAGCGGCTCAGGAAAAACTACACTTATATCAGTCCTTAATGGCACTATCAAGCCAACTCAAGGTGAGGTTAAATTATTCAATAAAAGTTTCGAGGAATTAGATAGAAAGCAGAAAAGTAAAATAACAACTATATGGCAAGATTTAAGATTAATAGAAGATCTCTCTGCAGAACAAAATGTTAATTGTGGACTACTAGCGGAAAACAATTTTTATTTCGCTTTTAAAAATTTACTAAATATAAGTTCTTTTAAGAAGGCGCATAAATATATGCAATTATGTAGACTTCATAACTCTATTTACGACAAAAAAATCAGAAACCTATCTGGCGGGCAAAAACAAAGGGTGGCTGTAGCCAGATCATTAATTCAAGGATCAAATATATTACTTGCAGATGAGCCTTTTAATAATCTAGATCCCAAATTGATAACAACAATTAAAAACCTTATGCTTGAAAGTGTCGATAAAAATAATACAAAAAAATCACCAAAGACGGCATTAGTTGCATTACATCGATTAGATTTGCTGAACGATTTCGATAAAGTTATTGGAATCAGGGATGGTAAAATTTTTTTTAATATTAAAAGAAATAACTTAAAGAAGATTCATTTAGACAAAATATATTAA
- a CDS encoding putative selenate ABC transporter substrate-binding protein codes for MFNLKNFLVSSSLLFSIFSSPVFSNPKVLKVGAIPDQNQNVLDKRFNLFSKELSKQLDVKVKYIPVINYVAAVTGFRTKDLDLVWFGGLSGVQARLQTPNSIVIAQRDIDKEFKSVFIVNKNLELKPISNIKGLKKLKNLRFTFGSENSTSGRLMPEYFLNQAGLEIKHFKGKKAGFSGSHDATIALVNSGAFDSGALNKQVWENTLKNNPKRTSNSELFWITPEYFDYHWIAQGDLDNRFGEGFTNELKSVILNLDIKQKSHKQILDMFNAKRFIKAEAKQYEKIEEIGRKLKKIR; via the coding sequence ATGTTTAATTTAAAAAATTTCCTAGTAAGTTCATCTCTGTTATTTTCTATTTTTTCATCACCTGTATTTTCAAATCCAAAAGTTTTAAAAGTTGGAGCAATACCTGATCAAAACCAAAATGTTTTGGACAAAAGATTTAATTTATTTTCAAAAGAATTATCCAAACAACTTGATGTAAAGGTCAAATACATTCCTGTTATTAATTATGTTGCAGCAGTAACTGGATTTAGAACTAAAGATTTAGATTTAGTTTGGTTTGGCGGTTTATCAGGAGTTCAAGCCAGACTGCAAACTCCTAATTCAATTGTCATAGCTCAAAGAGATATCGATAAGGAATTTAAAAGTGTTTTTATCGTAAACAAAAATTTAGAACTTAAACCAATTTCAAACATTAAAGGACTTAAAAAACTAAAAAATTTGAGATTTACTTTTGGCTCTGAAAACTCAACTTCTGGAAGATTAATGCCAGAATATTTTTTAAATCAAGCAGGGTTAGAAATTAAACACTTTAAAGGCAAAAAAGCTGGTTTTAGTGGGAGTCATGATGCCACTATAGCTTTAGTTAATAGTGGGGCATTTGATTCTGGAGCTTTAAATAAACAAGTTTGGGAAAACACTCTTAAAAATAATCCTAAAAGAACAAGTAATTCAGAATTATTCTGGATCACCCCAGAATATTTTGACTATCATTGGATTGCTCAAGGGGATCTTGACAATAGATTCGGGGAAGGGTTTACAAACGAACTTAAATCAGTAATTCTAAATTTAGATATAAAGCAAAAATCACATAAACAGATATTAGATATGTTCAATGCAAAAAGATTTATTAAGGCAGAAGCAAAACAATATGAAAAAATAGAGGAAATCGGGAGGAAATTAAAAAAAATTAGATGA